CCATACAAAAACTTCAGATGTGATGCACTTGCCATGGTAACTTAAGATGTGTTTATGCCATGGCAAATTAAGATGTGTTGTCATGGAGAGTTTTGAGTTTTTTTCACACGGCAATTGTCAAATGCTTTTTCGCCATGTCAACTTTAATGTTAGTCATACAACAACTCCACATGTGCTGCACTTGCCATGTCAACATAAGATGTGTTGCCATTGGAAGTTTAGATGTTTTTCCTACACGCCAatttaaaagatgattttttttgcCATGGAAAATTAGCAATGCTAGCCATATTACAAATTAAGATGTGTTTCCATGGCAACTTTTAGATTTTTTTTCTACACACCATTTAAAAAGATGAATTttattttttgccatggcaaatttactcTTTTTAACCAATGCAAAGTTATTTGCTGACCATGGAATTTTTATTGTTTTAGTCATGGAAATTCATACTTCATACCATGGCAAATTCATTTTTTGGACCATGGCAAACTAACTGTTTGCACCATGTCACTTTGTTTTTTCTTCAACCATGGTAAAGTTACTGTTTTTGACCATGGCAATTTTGTTAGTTAGACCATGGAAAATTTACTCTCTTAACCATGGGAAAGTTATATCTTTGACCATGACATATTTACTGTTTGAACACGGAAAATTCATACTTTACACCTTGGCAAAACCTTATATTTTAACCATGGCAAACTTATTGTTAATGTTAGTTTTTTTCTTAAACCATGGCAAAGTTATTGTTTGCACCATGGAAAAATAATTagccatggcaaatttacttttGAACCATGGCAAAGTTATTCCTTTAACCCATGACACCTTTTGGTTTGAATCATGGCAAATTCACACTTCATGACACAACAAATTCATTTTTTATGAACCATGACAGATTTTTTTTCATGGCAAAATTTCCTTTTTGTTTGGACCATGGCTACTTATGTACTTTTTGACCACAACAAAATTATTATTTTTGGACCATGGCAATTGTATTACTTTAAACATGGCAAACTTTTTGTTTGGGCCATGGGCAAATTTATTACTTTAACCATGGCAAACTTATTGTTTACACCTTCATGTCTACACCACTATGGAAACTTTTTATCAGACACACCATCAAAAATTCTTTTGTTTTTCTAAATTATTTTTGAAACATGGCAAATTTGTTGAATAGAGCATCGTAAAATAATGTACATCATGGCAATTTTGATCCCATGGCTTTTGTTGCATGTCCCCCATGGCAAATTCTAAAATTGTCTTCTTTTTGGTTCAAAGGAACATTTTTTTGTTCAAATATTAGTGTCGTTTCAAGATTTGCCATGCGTGTTAGAGAGATTTTTTTTCACGATTTACTTGTTTTTTAGCCATGATGAAGTTCTAAATGTAGCCATGTGGCGTTCTTTCTTCGTTATATACCGTATGATTTCCCCCTTTTTTACGTTGTTTTTTTTTCCTGAAACTAATAGTAACATTTGTTCTTCATGGCCATTTTTATCATCTATAGGATGGCAAAAAACCACCTTAAGTTATTTCAACATATATGTGATTTTTTTAATTGTGAATATGAAAATCTTTCTCGCGCCGGCTTTTAACATGGTAATTTTTTCCATACTACTATACGTACTTTAAAGAATTTTCGACATGCCTTTTTACCAACATTTTTTGCCAAATTCATTTTTTTTTCAAGTGAATGACGACTCGTGCAGACTGCTTGAGGCCCAATACAGAGGCTATGGCATGTGCTGTCCTATTTGCTTCATGTCCACGGTGTTAAATTGTCGTTGTACTGAATTCTCTCATTAGCGCTCGGCAATCATATCTAACATCGCACTGAAGGCAGATCGAAGGCGCCGCCGACGAGAGGCAAGCCGCATGCCGCCTGTTCGCTCGCAAATTGGGACAAAGGGGTAACGGAAGAAAGTGGATTTTTTTTCTTGAAGTATTAGAAAATGGATTTCCGTGTACCTAGGTTCCAAAAATTCTCTCCCGGTAGATTTCCTAGCTTTCTTTTGTGCATAATAGATTTTCTAACTTTAATCACCAGCTTATAGTATATTTGTGAATATAACGATGATTGTCTCTTTTCTTGGCGGGAAGGTAACGATGATTAGTTACACGTCGATTCCATGCAGTTGAAGCTGAGCAACGAGAAGAAATTAATCATCGATAACAACGTGTCAACACGGATGCAGCTTCGTACCCAACAATTCCAGAAGATAGAACAGTGCACTTGACTGGACTTGACGGACGCAGGACACATTGCCAGCCCATCTCAAATTCTCAATGGGCCAATCTTTATTGTGATCACTGATTCGATTCTCTTCCCTAAACACGGACGGTACTGCTCGATATATTTTCTCAACAGGAGTTGGTCAATAATTTCCCGTGTGCCCATTGATTAGCACAGGTACTGCTCGGTGGTTAGTCGTCCTGATCGCGAGCAGCCCGCGATTGGCCTGCTGCACCCATCCACAGTACGGATGCGCCCGAAATGACAAAACTGCCCCCCGTGCACGTACGGAGGGAGAGCTAGCTGAACCGGGCCCTGGCATTGGCGAGCAGCCCCCCGCGCTGACGAGGCAACAGGTTGGACCGGCACAACGGGCACGTCACCTCGCCGACGTCGATCCACCGGTCGATGCAGCCTCTGTGGAAGGCGTGGGAGCAGTTGCCCAGCGGCCGCACCTCGTCCGTCAGCTCCAGCCGCTCCAGGCACACCCTGCACGTACTcgcgtcgccgtcgtcgtcatcgtcgtggcGACCCGCCGGTGCCGGCCTCTTCGACGTCGACGATCGCGACCGCTCCGCCAGGTGCACGGCGAACTCGACCGGGGGCAGCCGCTGCTTCACCGTCTCCGGAAGCGCGCCGTCCCGGTTGGGACGGCGGCGGCCGCCGCTGATGAGCGCCGCGTGCTCCTCGGGGGTGTAGGGGAACTCGTAGAGGCCGAGGAGGCAGAGGATGAGCACGAAAGCCAGCGCGGTGGCGTGGAAGAACCTGAACACGGCGGCGATGGGCCGGGGCACCGCGTTGCAGTAGCACACCAGCGGGAAGGTCATCGCGCACGCGCGGCGCGGCCAGCGGGCGGGCGGGCGAGAGCACTTCGCTGCCGTCGGAGCGCAACGGGCAGCAGCCAACCAGGTGGACGccgtgcgtgcgtgcgcgcgcgtTTGGGCTTCACAAGGCAAAACGCGAGTGGGTACACCAACGGCGCATCTATAGGCTGAAGAAGTGAAGAGGAAAAGCGGCTTGTTTTATCGTGTCTGGCGAGGTGCGCTCGCGTGTGTCGACCGGGGGTCCAGGAAGTGGACCGGAAAGGGCGTGCCGTTGCGGCGTGGCTGTCGCGCGCTCGAGGATTTCGTGTGGGCAACGTCGTCGCGGGCTGACCGGCTCTCATGTCACGGGCTCACGGCTCCCCGTGTCCATCAGTGTGGTGCGGGGTCACTGTGACTCCTCCGTCCACTGTCCTCTCTCTCTCAGCACGCCAATCGCGAACAGAATTAGAGGGTGTCGGCTGGGCACGTGCTCATTCGATGATTTGGTGCAAGGAGACCGGTGGCTGGAACACCGTCTTTGTTTCCGGTTGGGGCCTGTTCGGCGGCAAACCGCGTGCTGCATAGAGTATTCACAAGTTTAGCATGATCCGAGTTTAGGTTTGGCATGTCGTGCGTGCGATGTCACGCAGGTTTGGCGGCCACCCGGCAACGTTGGCATTGTGTAACACGACTATAGGCGAGCTTCGTCAGGGACTCCGTCTCCTTCTGCCTTTTTCACATGTTTCGGCAGCTTATTTAATTTGTGAGCGTCCACGTATAGTCTTGTCGGCTCGTCGCTCGCCCTTATGACCACTCTATGGCGCTCTGTGCCATTTTTTAAAGCGTTGAATCTCAATCTATACTCAATACTACCTCCGTTTCGATGAATAAGTCATTCACAAGAATGATGTTACTCATATTTAAGAAATATTTTTTCCAACCATGCTGAAGAACTGCATGTCATCATATTTAAAAAGATCTAGTTAACTGCTTTCGCTTCGGTTTCCCCTTCCCGTAAGAGGCGGAACTGCTGACGATCACTTCGGCGACGGGAGGGGTGGGGAATCGCGGCGCCTCGTGTTGGGCTTGTGCATGGGAAGAATTTAGGGTTTCGAGCGCCGGCATGTGGATAGTGGAGGTAGCGGCGTGGCGAATATTCTCTACCTCAACTCGTTCCCCATCCCAGCGATTCGGCCGTCGGCGGGTTGGAGGTCTGCTCTTCTCGCCGGTTAGTGGTGAGATTTTCTTTTTGGTTGGCGTTTGTTTGTCATTGTGTTGTATGGCCGTAGTGCCGAATTTTTCTTCAACCAGATCCCTTCCGATGGGGGGCTCTCCTTGTCGGCCTTTGATCTGGGCGGATGGTTGTTGTCCAGGAGCGACATCAGTTCTGTTGCCTTCTTTGTCGATGGCGAGGAAGGCGTGATGGTGCTTTCGGTGGTGCGTCCTTAGAGCCTCTTCTCTAGCGCGCTGGCCCGATGGGGCCTTAGCTTGAAGACTTCCGTTGGCGAAAGGTCCGGCTGCGGGTTTCAAAGTCATACCGGCTTCAGGTGgaagtggcggcggcggcacgcCCTCAACTCACGGTGGAGTGTGTGGTTGGTAGGCTCCTCAAGGATCCAGATGTATTTTCCTTATTTGTTGGGGGTCATTTGTATCATTGAGCATCCTTAATAGAGCTAGGgtcttttttccaaaaaaatggaAGAAGAAGAAAGTACATATAGAGTCTCAATAGAACGGATTTTGTAAGTTGATGGGTTGAGAAACAACCAAATGATCAAATGTAACAAATCATACATTTTCAGTTCCCATTGTCATATTATTAATCACAATAGTCATGTTTAATACAACCAAATTTCAAATATATTGCAACCGATTCCTGCGGTAATGCACGAGGAATCAACTAGTTTTAAGGCTTGTTTGGTTATGCGGAATCCTCTCGGGATAGTCGTCTTTTCCCTGGCTAAATCCCCATGTGGAACTCTTGCCCCGGTTTCTTCGCCACAACTTTTAGTAACACATAGGAGGGGAAGTTTGCGACCCATCCTACTAGAAATTCCCAGGTTTCCCCCATGTTTCCGGACATCAAGAAAATTCTCCCCAACCAACGTTTGCGATGATGTGATCTCACCGCTTCTCGCCCGCAACCTCTTCTCCTTTGGCAACGACCTCCTGTATCTCTTTATAATAGCCTATATGTAATGCCTACCATTATTGCATCAAACCAtgtttgttggggatattaccactgggcgtaaaccggccaggagaggccgggttaaccccacaagtagttcatctgtatctgaagcccatgaagacagacggtgacgctttatggaggcccagggcccaaagccggtttaaggccatagacctaaaccggcattgatatgtaaacttgtattgtaaggtagaagtagcagagaccgagccggacacgactatgagccggcctcgggattctgtaaaccgacgggcgtcaacccatgtatataaggggacgacccggcggcggttcaaggacaacagacaacaactcgagactcaggcaaagcgtatttgctccctggtcatcgaaaccccatcaattccatcacaactagacgtaggcttttagcttcatcgtaaggggccgaactagtataaaactctcttgcgtcccttgtccgctttaacccttttaaactaacccgtagcgatggctccatgactaagtcctttcactaggacatctgccgtgacaaaaccacgacaatgtTGGATGCTATCTTAGTTGGTGCTGCCTTTTGTCATTGTTTTGCATCATGCCTCATGTTCATCATTGCTTTGTTTGTGGCATATTTAATCTTGTTGTGATCTTGTGTgaaactcctcctcctcatcttcatcttgtACTTGCCTCTTGCTCTTGCCACCGAACCAAGACCCAAGTTTCAAATCCCATATCAAgcttttccctttctttcttttatccaATATTTCAAGTGACATTTTTCCTGGTGCAAATAATGTTCACTCTGTTCCAAAAGACCCCTAAACCTTGCCAAGACCCACTCttccaaatttcagctcatttggaagtGCTTTGGTTGGACTATAAATTTAAAACAAGTTTGAATCAATTACAAACTTGTCTAATTTATTGTCTCTAAAAATTGCCAAAGTATTTTATTCAAATTGTGCATATTCCCAGCTTCTCTAGATATATTTTTATCTCAGCCAAAACCTTCTCCAAACTCCCTATGCCTTTCCTTTCATTTCTTTGTTTTATTTTAAATGGAAAAGGAAaatgcaggagagagagagagagggaacccCAGCGTAGCCCAACTACTAGCAGTCCACCACTGTTCCTTGCACGCGCGTCAGCCCGTTTCACTGCCGCggccccactgtcagtgactcagccACAACTTACCGATTTGCAATCCTTCCTTTTACCACCTCCTCTGTTATCGCTAGCCATCCAGCCGAGCGCGCACATGGCTGTCGTGGACGCCCTAGCCCTATAAACCCCCCTAGGCGTCCAAGCCCCTTCTAGGGTTTTCCTCTTCCACCCGTCGCCGCCAGCTGAGTTAGCCAACATAGCCGTCGCCCCCATCCTATCCCGAACGCGACAGAGAGCACGACCCCCTCGCCGGCGTGCTCTCCGTCGGATCTAGTCGCCGCTACCTTATCCAAGTGGAGCGTCGTCATCTATGCCGGCTACTCCTTCGTCTTCTTCCTAGAACGCCAAGCCGAACAAGTCCgtcctcttctccccctttggcagccgATCTACTTCCTCGTCGCTGTGATTGACTCCATCCATCTCTCGCTGAGTCGAGCACCCGAGCGTGTTCGTATGAGCATGCGTGCCTTCCGATGCCTTCTTCCCGCTCGGTTGCATCCTCTTTCACCTGATCCCATGTGAGCCCGAGCTTGTCGCCGCCAGACCTCGTCTCCGGCGAGTGCTCTGACCGCTTTTTGTCACGTGCATGTGTCTGACATGATTGCATCATCGCATAGGGTCGATTCCACCCCGTAGCACCTCAGGTTCGTCTGTTTCGAGCACGCCATCGCCGCCTGTTCTTGCACGTCGCCGGCGACGCCTTCGTCGTCGTTTAGGAACGTGCGAGGCACACAAGAGTGCGGATTCACTGTGCGATTCCATTGCATCCATCCGCCATAAGTTTTGGTCATCGGAGCCCCTCCGGCAAGTCCCTCCGCCGCGCTGTGGTCGCCGACGTCAAAGCCTCTGTTTTTTACTCTATTTTTCAGCGCGCAACAATTAGGCCGTTGAATCTAATCGGGATGGCCAGGATCTCTCGTTGATTGTTCCAACCCTGCTTCGCCACGTCGTCTGGGTGACTCATTGACGTGCGGGACCGATCGGTCGGTGTGGAGCCACTGCAAAAGGCCATGTGCCCTCTCTCTACCACACACGCGCCGTAGCCCGAGTGGCTAGCCCCATGCATTGTTACCCCGGAGACGGGCGTTTGAATCATCCCCGGGGCAGTGGCAATTTAGCCCCCATGTTTTGCACCTCTTTCTCACACTGAAACGTGGGACCCTACCGGGACCCATTGTCATACACCCACGCAGGGCCGCTTGGGCCTGATCCACTCCTGGGCTGCTACACAGTGTTGCAACCGCCGATGTATGTTTTTTTCTGCTCTGTGGTTTTAGCTATTTTCCCAGTGCATGTATATTTACAGAAATGCCACTGTTTTAAAATGCTAATAACTAAATAACCGTGTATCGTaataaaacatgtcatatatgaaaCTACATGAAATTCTATCCTAGTGTCATATACGGAACTTTCATCCATGTGAaaaatgtttaaatttgttgtttgcattaatttgcataaatgacatgctgAAATGGTCTGTTTCAttactaaataaccatagctcgatttaaataaattatatatgtaaatggagtAGAATAACATGGcgtacttactttgca
This region of Triticum aestivum cultivar Chinese Spring chromosome 2D, IWGSC CS RefSeq v2.1, whole genome shotgun sequence genomic DNA includes:
- the LOC123049709 gene encoding E3 ubiquitin-protein ligase EL5-like — protein: MTFPLVCYCNAVPRPIAAVFRFFHATALAFVLILCLLGLYEFPYTPEEHAALISGGRRRPNRDGALPETVKQRLPPVEFAVHLAERSRSSTSKRPAPAGRHDDDDDGDASTCRVCLERLELTDEVRPLGNCSHAFHRGCIDRWIDVGEVTCPLCRSNLLPRQRGGLLANARARFS